From the genome of Candidatus Poribacteria bacterium:
GTCGACTATCAGCACTCTAGGCATCCCTCAACCACCTCCCGATTTTCTCGGTGACGTCGTGTAATCTGATCGGCTTGCTGATATAATCGTCAAACCCTTCTCCCAGCAGTTTCTCCTCATCCCCTTTCATCGCCATGGCAGTGAGGGCGAGGATGGGAATATGCGAGGTTGAGGGATCGGATTTGATCCTCCTCATCGCCTCCAGACCGCTTATACCTGGCATCTGTATGTCCATGAGGATCAGATCAGGCTTCTCATTGAGAGCGAGTTCTATCCCCTCTGTTCCGTTTTTGGCGGGGATCGGCTCATGTCCCATCAGCTTGATTATCTCCTCCATCAACTGGAGGTTTACCTCGTGGTCCTCTACCACCAGAATCCTTGCCATGCTCTGTCTCCTTCTCAGATGTGAGCTTTTCTCCGAGGACGTTTCTCACCTCCCTGAGAAACTCCTCCCTGCTGAACTCACCCTTACGGGTTATGGAGACGATATGTCCGTTGAGACGACGTATGTCCTCCTCGGTCAGGAGTT
Proteins encoded in this window:
- a CDS encoding response regulator → MARILVVEDHEVNLQLMEEIIKLMGHEPIPAKNGTEGIELALNEKPDLILMDIQMPGISGLEAMRRIKSDPSTSHIPILALTAMAMKGDEEKLLGEGFDDYISKPIRLHDVTEKIGRWLRDA